The stretch of DNA AGAAATATAAAATGCTCTAAATTTATTTAGAGCATTTTTCTTTTTAATACCAAAGAATACTATTCTTGAAAAACAATGGAAACTTCGTGTGTTTTAGGATGTGCTTGACAAGTTAATGTCATTCCTGATTTCACTTCGTCATCTGATAAAGCCATATTATGATTCATAAAGGTTTCCCCTTGTGTAGTTTTGGCAACACATTTCCCACAAACACCTCCTTCACACCCATAATTAGGTTTATGTCCTGCATCTAAAATAGCACGCAAAATCGTGTCATTTTCTGGTACATGTATTTGATGTTTTTCTCCCTCTAATTCAAATGTTAATAAAGATTCTACCCCCTTTTTTTGTGTATCCTTTGTATTTGAACCAAAACTTTCAAAAAAGATTCTAGTTTCAGGGACATCAAGGGTTTTTAAAGTGTTTTTAGTATGTTCAATCATAGAGCCAGGCCCACAGATGTAATATTCAGCATTTTGGGCATAAGGAGGATTTTCATTAATAAATGCTTTAATAGAAGTTTCATCAATCCGTCCTGTTTTGTAGGGTTTTTCTTTTTCCCATAAGTCTGACCATTTAGATTTTGGACGACTTAAAATATGTTGTAGGAATAATCGATTTTCATAATGATTTTGAAATTTATCAAGTTCTTTCTTGAACATAATGGTATTTTCATTCGAATTTCCGTATAATACATAGAGATAACTTTCAGGTTCTTGATTTAATACCGATTTTATAATAGAAAGAATAGGGGTGATACCACTTCCAGCTGCAAATAAATAATAACTTTTATAGTTTTTTGGATCAATTGAAGCAGAAAAATGTCCTTCAGGAGGTAATACTTCTATAAAATCCCCTATTTTTAAATAATCATTAATATGATTAGAAACCAGACCTTTTTCTACTCGTTTTATGGCAATTTGAAGTGGTTCTTCTTCAAAAGGGTTACTACAGATAGAATAAGAACGACGTACTTCCTTACCATTTAAATTAAAAATAAGGGTTATATATTGGCCAGGTTTGTAGGAGAAGGTTTCATATAATCCTGGAGGAATGTCAAATGATAGGGAAACAGCATTATCTGTTTCTTTTTGAATATTTATTATCTGAATGAAATAGGTTTTCATGAGTGATTTTTTAATTTGAAATACGTATTATTTTTTTAGCAAAAATTTGTACCGGATAAGATTCTGCATAAGCTCCTTCGACCATTACTTGTTCTCCTTCTTTTAAATCAATATAATCTTTACCTAGATTTGGAATACTAACAATCATGGTATATTTACCTCCTTTATTATCTTTTAAGAAAGTAGTGTAACCGTCTTTTTCAGGTTGAATTTTGGTTACGGTTAAAACTAAACTATTTGAAACCTCAGAGATGGTTTGATTTTTTGAGGTGGTACAATTTAAAAAAGCAATTATTACAAAAGATACTATAATTCTGATCATATTATTATTTTTTAGGTTCTAATAAATCCCACAAATTACCATATAAATCTTCAAAAACGGCTACAGTTCCATAAGATTCTTTTTTGGGTGGACGAATAAAATGAACTCCATTTTCTTTAAAACGATTGTAATCATACCAAAAATCATCTGTGTAAAGAAATAAGAATACACGACCTCCAGTTTGATTTCCAACAGCTTTCGATTCAAGGTCATTTTTAGCTTTCCCTAATACTAATCCATTTTCTTTAGATTGATTAGGTGAGATAATTACCCACCGCTTATGTTCTTTAGGAATTTGTACATCTTCAATCAAATGAAAACCCAATTTTTGAGTGTAAAAGGCAATCGTTTCATCATAATCATGAACGATTAAGGTAGTTAACGCAATTCGGTTATTCATTTGATTGTTCTTTTTCGATCCATTCTTTAATGATTTCTTGAAATTTGAATATGGCATATTCACCATGCTTTGCTTGGGCTCCTACACTAAACATAGGAGAAGACAATGACTTTTGTTGTTGTTCGCAAGCATAAATATCTTCTTCCATAAAATCCCCACTAGCCATAGGATCTGTGTTAGGATCTCCCTCATATTTTCCCTTCGTTCCATGATGACTCCAAAAATTACTCATTCCTGATTTTAAATATTGTTGAGTTTGTTTCCATTCACTCACATTCATCACTTTAGAACGAATGATAACTAGAGTACGATCAGGAGCCATAGGTATTACTTGAAAAGTACTCCAAGAACCTTCACTTTCAGCTAAACCTAAATTTGGAAATAACCATGGAACGTAAGCTCCAATTTGATCTTCAGGGACAGAATCAATTAATACATAAGGTGATAATTTTTTAACATTCTCTCTATACTCAGGAATTAAAGGTTCGTAAAACCAATAATGAGGACCAATCCAACCAAATTCAGCTTTTTCATGATCGTACATATTCAAAGTTCCTTCATGAAGATGAGCTAAATGATAGTGATCAATATAGTTTTCTACTACAATTTTCCAATTAGCTTTGATTTCTTTCATGTAAAAAGGTTCTTCTTCCTTTTCTGAATATTCAATGAGTTCTTCTACTTTATGAGGACCTAGATAGGGTTCAACTTCTCCAAAATAAGAGCGAATACTCGGAGCATTTTTTTCTGGATGAACAAATAACATACCTTTAAAAATATCAACAGAAGCTTCATGTAGGTTTAAATTACACTCATGTAATTTTTTGCCTTTTAAAGAAGGGAATTCCTCATTTTGCTTAGGTACAGAGGTTAAATTTCCTTCTAAATCGTAAGTCCAATCGTGGTAAGGGCAAGTAATAGCTTTTTGATCTTTTCCTACTGCACGAAGTAATTGAGTTCCTCGATGTCGACAAATATTGTGAAAAGCTCTTAAACGATGGTCCCGTCCTTTAATAATAAAAATATTGTTAAGACCCGCCTGAATACTAATATAATCTCCAGGGTTTTGAATATCTTCAATAAAACCAGCAAATTGCCATGTTTTACTAAAGATATGCTTCATTTCTAAGTCTAACCACTTTTGTGAAGTATAAGCTTCTACAGGTAAAGCGTGCATCATGGTTTTTTTCATAATGAAAGGTATTTTGATTTGAGATCAAAGATTATTAAAAGATAAGCATTATTTTTTGATTTATATCAAAAAGGAAGTTTGAAGAAATTGTATGGTTAGTTAAATATGGTTGTAAAAAGAGTAGAAATTGAATAGAAGCACATACTAATCCAAGTAATCATA from Flavobacteriaceae bacterium UJ101 encodes:
- a CDS encoding choline monooxygenase (Degradation of benzoate to 2-hydro-1,2-dihydroxybenzoate (DHB). Belongs to the bacterial ring-hydroxylating dioxygenase alpha subunit family; Contains 1 Rieske domain.; KEGG: vag:N646_3147 choline monooxygenase) — encoded protein: MHALPVEAYTSQKWLDLEMKHIFSKTWQFAGFIEDIQNPGDYISIQAGLNNIFIIKGRDHRLRAFHNICRHRGTQLLRAVGKDQKAITCPYHDWTYDLEGNLTSVPKQNEEFPSLKGKKLHECNLNLHEASVDIFKGMLFVHPEKNAPSIRSYFGEVEPYLGPHKVEELIEYSEKEEEPFYMKEIKANWKIVVENYIDHYHLAHLHEGTLNMYDHEKAEFGWIGPHYWFYEPLIPEYRENVKKLSPYVLIDSVPEDQIGAYVPWLFPNLGLAESEGSWSTFQVIPMAPDRTLVIIRSKVMNVSEWKQTQQYLKSGMSNFWSHHGTKGKYEGDPNTDPMASGDFMEEDIYACEQQQKSLSSPMFSVGAQAKHGEYAIFKFQEIIKEWIEKEQSNE
- a CDS encoding lactoylglutathione lyase (To B.subtilis YwkD.; KEGG: vfi:VF_A0640 lactoylglutathione lyase), which gives rise to MNNRIALTTLIVHDYDETIAFYTQKLGFHLIEDVQIPKEHKRWVIISPNQSKENGLVLGKAKNDLESKAVGNQTGGRVFLFLYTDDFWYDYNRFKENGVHFIRPPKKESYGTVAVFEDLYGNLWDLLEPKK
- the kshB gene encoding 3-ketosteroid 9-alpha-monooxygenase (Component of 1,2-phenylacetyl-CoA epoxidase multicomponent enzyme system which catalyzes the reduction of phenylacetyl-CoA (PA-CoA) to form 1,2-epoxyphenylacetyl-CoA. The subunit E is a reductase with a preference for NADPH and FAD, capable of reducing cytochrome c; In the N-terminal sectio; belongs to the FAD-binding oxidoreductase type 6 family; Contains 1 2Fe-2S ferredoxin-type domain; Contains 1 FAD-binding FR-type domain.; KEGG: pre:PCA10_43650 3-ketosteroid 9alpha-monooxygenase subunit B); its protein translation is MKTYFIQIINIQKETDNAVSLSFDIPPGLYETFSYKPGQYITLIFNLNGKEVRRSYSICSNPFEEEPLQIAIKRVEKGLVSNHINDYLKIGDFIEVLPPEGHFSASIDPKNYKSYYLFAAGSGITPILSIIKSVLNQEPESYLYVLYGNSNENTIMFKKELDKFQNHYENRLFLQHILSRPKSKWSDLWEKEKPYKTGRIDETSIKAFINENPPYAQNAEYYICGPGSMIEHTKNTLKTLDVPETRIFFESFGSNTKDTQKKGVESLLTFELEGEKHQIHVPENDTILRAILDAGHKPNYGCEGGVCGKCVAKTTQGETFMNHNMALSDDEVKSGMTLTCQAHPKTHEVSIVFQE